A genome region from Deinococcus sp. KNUC1210 includes the following:
- the gyrA gene encoding DNA gyrase subunit A, with protein MTGILPVDITSEVKTNFINYAMNVIVDRALPDVRDGLKPVQRRIMYAMLQEGLLSNHKHAKSASVVGEVMKHYHPHGDAPIYDAMVRLGQWWNLRYTLVDPQGNFGSMDGDMAAAPRYTEARMTRLGEELLADIEKNTVDLKPNYDETVMEPTVIPSAVPNLLINGAVGIAVGMATNIPPHNLTEICNGLLAIIENPAITLDQLMEHVQGPDFPTGGRISKNGIRDAYATGHASLKVRGKARIDEKNGRHQIIISEIPYQVNKTNLIQTISAMYKAGKIPDISALRDESDRKDPVRIVVELKRGAIPTLVLNQLYKYTQLQTTFTVINLSIVKGEPRVLPLKDTMQYFLDHRSEVVTRRTQYELDKALARAHILEGLIIALDHIEEVIALIRKAQSGSEARDALMTRFALSEEQSQAILDMRLQRLTGLEADKLRAEHVEVTALIGRLRSILGDEKLLWREIKKEIRDVRDRFGDERRSTITLLEEDIGKEDLIAVEDMVISMTRAGYLKRTKLDAYREQKRGGRGSSGGKLREEDVNTRVFVGSTHDYLLFFTDQGRVFHEKIYDLPEAGRDAKGTHIKNLLPGLREQENIASVLSIKGFDEGGCFVFATRSGIIKKTLITDYSNITSAGLIAINLQQGDELIGVGIVKDGDHVVLATRDGQAMRFAEGEVRDTGRATQGVIGIRLREGDAVVSMALVPGGDEESELLAVSECGLGKRTPVGDYPSKGRGGLGVITLDVTEKTGPLVTLTRVGGNEELMVLTEKGTVIRTRVDDIRVTGRNAQGVKVINIQEKDRVISAFPVRREDEL; from the coding sequence GTGACTGGAATTCTGCCTGTAGATATCACATCTGAAGTCAAGACCAATTTCATCAATTACGCCATGAACGTGATCGTGGACCGTGCGCTGCCCGACGTGCGCGACGGTCTGAAGCCGGTGCAGCGCCGCATCATGTACGCCATGCTTCAGGAAGGCCTGCTGAGCAACCACAAGCACGCCAAGAGCGCCAGCGTGGTGGGCGAGGTCATGAAGCACTACCACCCGCACGGCGACGCGCCCATTTACGACGCGATGGTTCGCCTGGGTCAGTGGTGGAACCTGCGGTACACGCTGGTCGATCCGCAGGGAAACTTCGGCAGCATGGACGGCGACATGGCCGCCGCGCCGCGCTACACCGAAGCCCGCATGACCCGGCTGGGCGAGGAACTGCTGGCCGATATCGAGAAGAACACGGTCGATCTGAAGCCCAACTACGACGAGACGGTGATGGAACCGACCGTCATTCCCAGCGCTGTCCCCAACCTGCTGATCAACGGCGCGGTGGGCATCGCGGTGGGCATGGCGACCAATATTCCGCCGCACAACCTGACCGAGATCTGTAACGGGCTGCTCGCCATCATCGAGAACCCAGCGATCACGCTCGATCAGCTGATGGAGCACGTGCAGGGGCCAGACTTCCCCACCGGTGGCCGCATCTCCAAGAACGGCATCCGCGACGCCTACGCCACCGGACACGCCAGCCTGAAAGTGCGCGGCAAGGCCCGGATCGACGAAAAGAACGGGCGGCACCAGATCATCATTTCCGAGATTCCCTATCAGGTGAACAAGACCAACCTGATTCAGACCATCTCGGCGATGTACAAGGCTGGCAAGATTCCCGATATTTCTGCGCTGCGCGACGAATCGGACCGCAAGGACCCGGTGCGGATCGTGGTGGAACTCAAGCGCGGCGCGATTCCCACGCTGGTGCTCAATCAGCTGTACAAGTACACCCAACTCCAGACGACCTTCACGGTCATCAACCTGAGCATCGTCAAGGGTGAGCCGCGTGTCCTGCCGCTGAAAGACACCATGCAGTACTTCCTCGATCACCGCTCCGAGGTGGTGACGCGCCGCACGCAGTACGAACTCGACAAGGCGCTGGCACGCGCCCACATCCTCGAAGGTCTGATCATCGCGCTCGACCACATCGAAGAGGTCATCGCCCTGATCCGCAAGGCCCAGAGCGGCTCTGAGGCCCGCGACGCCCTGATGACCCGCTTCGCGCTGAGCGAGGAGCAGTCGCAGGCGATTCTGGATATGCGCCTGCAGCGTCTGACCGGACTGGAAGCCGACAAACTGCGGGCCGAGCATGTCGAGGTCACGGCGCTGATCGGGCGACTGCGTTCGATTCTGGGCGACGAAAAACTCCTGTGGCGCGAGATCAAGAAGGAAATCCGCGACGTGCGCGACAGGTTCGGCGACGAGCGGCGCAGCACCATCACGCTGCTGGAAGAAGATATCGGCAAGGAAGACCTGATCGCGGTGGAAGACATGGTGATTTCCATGACCCGCGCCGGCTACCTGAAGCGCACCAAGCTCGACGCCTACCGCGAGCAGAAACGCGGCGGACGCGGCAGCAGCGGCGGCAAACTGCGCGAGGAGGACGTGAATACCCGCGTCTTCGTGGGCAGCACGCACGACTACCTGCTGTTCTTCACCGATCAGGGCCGCGTCTTCCACGAGAAGATCTACGATCTGCCGGAAGCGGGCCGCGACGCCAAGGGCACGCACATCAAGAACCTGCTGCCGGGCCTGCGCGAACAGGAGAATATCGCCTCGGTGCTCAGCATCAAGGGGTTCGATGAAGGCGGCTGCTTCGTGTTCGCCACGCGCAGCGGCATCATCAAGAAGACGCTCATCACCGACTACAGCAACATCACCAGCGCGGGTCTGATCGCCATCAACCTGCAACAGGGCGATGAGCTGATCGGCGTGGGCATCGTCAAGGACGGCGATCATGTGGTGCTGGCGACCCGCGACGGTCAGGCGATGCGCTTTGCCGAGGGCGAGGTGCGCGATACCGGGCGGGCGACGCAGGGCGTAATCGGCATTCGTCTGCGGGAAGGCGACGCGGTGGTGAGCATGGCGCTCGTTCCCGGCGGCGACGAGGAAAGCGAGCTGCTGGCCGTGTCGGAATGCGGGCTGGGCAAGCGGACCCCGGTGGGCGACTACCCCAGCAAGGGCCGCGGCGGCCTGGGCGTCATCACGCTCGACGTGACCGAGAAGACCGGACCGCTGGTCACGCTCACCCGCGTGGGCGGCAACGAGGAGCTGATGGTGCTGACCGAGAAAGGCACGGTCATCCGTACCCGCGTGGACGACATCCGCGTGACCGGGCGCAATGCCCAGGGCGTAAAGGTCATCAACATCCAGGAGAAAGACCGCGTGATCTCGGCCTTCCCTGTGCGCCGAGAAGACGAGCTGTAA
- a CDS encoding DUF402 domain-containing protein codes for MATGTGSGKAADVQQPTLNTGDILSLHPVKTEQHDLRNRLHHTNTGIRPVDLYRETPHGLYVSRRFVDHPRIAYWQAHLLPGLFPGVPDGTAGMGVQLCRYDFHSERVHDYYLDIATIQRQDDVWTVRDHYLDLLVWDGLCAEIADTDELSAAHQAGYISDAELHAALHTAHAVLNGLARHGYEMEGWLTSLGFKLAWDLVDSGPHDPATDSELTLV; via the coding sequence ATGGCGACTGGCACCGGAAGCGGGAAAGCGGCAGACGTGCAACAACCCACCCTGAACACAGGGGACATCCTCTCGCTCCATCCCGTCAAGACCGAACAGCACGACCTCCGGAACCGTCTGCACCACACCAACACCGGCATACGCCCCGTCGATCTGTACCGCGAAACGCCGCACGGCCTGTATGTCTCGCGCCGCTTTGTCGATCATCCACGCATCGCGTACTGGCAGGCGCATCTGCTGCCGGGCCTGTTTCCCGGCGTACCGGACGGCACGGCGGGTATGGGCGTGCAGCTCTGCCGCTACGATTTTCACAGCGAGCGCGTGCACGACTATTACCTCGACATCGCCACCATTCAGCGGCAGGACGATGTCTGGACGGTGCGCGACCATTATCTCGATCTGCTTGTCTGGGATGGCCTGTGCGCCGAGATTGCCGACACCGACGAACTGAGTGCCGCGCACCAGGCGGGCTATATCTCGGATGCCGAACTGCACGCCGCGCTGCACACGGCCCACGCGGTGCTGAACGGACTGGCGCGGCACGGATACGAGATGGAGGGCTGGCTGACGAGTCTGGGCTTCAAGCTCGCCTGGGACCTGGTAGATTCAGGCCCACATGACCCCGCCACCGATTCCGAACTCACCCTCGTCTGA
- a CDS encoding U32 family peptidase yields the protein MSPVGGHAQLQAAVQAGADAVFFGLDHSFQARAKVGFGMDELPDIMRGLHVRGVKGFVTFNTLVFDRELHDAQAQLMQLAEAGVDAIIVQDWGAAKLAHAICPDLPIHGSTQMSITSAEGAELARRFGASRVVLGRELSLKDIGRIAAATDIELETFVHGALCVSYSGQCFSSEAWGGRSANRGQCAQACRLPYDLLVDGTVRDLGDAKYLLSPGDLYALHQVPELVRLGVSCLKIEGRYKDAEFVALTTAAYRQAVDEAWAGLPLSVTAQQEQDLAQVYSRGLGPHFMAGTNHQTVVRGRAPRHRGLRVGAVTEVTRGGVKIELEGVALRPGDGLVFDAAERQGPFEKEEGGFVYELFTRSGRVEEAARGAVEVRFGQNAVNGRRIQAGDWVWRTHDATLSGRVRPLLGGEDPRFTRPVWAEFRGVLGELPALTLRDEQGRSAVVLGDTPLSAARNRALDEAQLREQLGKLGGTPYHLEGLSSVLEGATFMPVSALNALRRAAADALSTERGQAPERQIRPVLADVLREEARQAGSVNEDGTPRLHLLVRTPEQLDAAIDLRPDSITLDYLELYGLKPSVERVQEAGIAVRVASPRILKPTEQNIQKFLLGLGASLLVRSGGLLEGLQGAADRPELHGDFSLNAANVVSARALLGLNLTRLNPGLDLNARQVVELAELVGPERLEATIYGHLPVFHTEHCVFCRFLSSGTDYTNCGHPCESHRLQLRDHKGQTHPVMADVGCRNTVFEGRAQTAARHLQDWLAAGLHDFRIEFVHEDAAGVREVVQTFREALLGRLPVSALEDRLARVSNQGVTEGSLFVPDSFAALPQLELISR from the coding sequence ATGAGTCCGGTGGGCGGTCACGCTCAGCTTCAGGCCGCTGTGCAGGCCGGAGCCGACGCGGTGTTCTTCGGGCTGGATCACAGCTTTCAGGCGCGGGCGAAGGTGGGGTTTGGCATGGACGAGCTGCCAGACATCATGCGCGGCCTGCACGTGCGCGGCGTCAAGGGATTCGTTACCTTCAATACACTGGTGTTCGACCGCGAGCTGCACGACGCGCAGGCCCAGCTGATGCAGCTCGCGGAAGCGGGGGTAGACGCCATCATCGTGCAGGACTGGGGTGCAGCGAAACTGGCACACGCCATCTGCCCCGACCTGCCGATTCACGGCAGCACCCAGATGAGCATCACGAGCGCCGAGGGAGCCGAACTGGCGCGGCGGTTCGGGGCCAGCCGCGTGGTGCTGGGCCGCGAACTGAGCCTGAAGGATATCGGGCGCATCGCTGCTGCCACCGATATCGAGCTGGAAACCTTCGTCCACGGAGCGCTGTGCGTCAGTTACAGCGGACAGTGTTTTTCCAGCGAGGCGTGGGGCGGGCGCAGCGCCAACCGGGGCCAGTGCGCCCAGGCGTGCAGGCTGCCCTACGATCTGCTGGTCGACGGCACGGTGCGCGATCTGGGCGACGCGAAGTATCTGCTGTCGCCCGGCGACCTGTACGCCCTTCATCAGGTGCCGGAACTCGTGCGGCTGGGCGTGAGCTGCCTGAAGATCGAGGGCCGCTACAAAGACGCCGAGTTCGTGGCCCTGACCACCGCTGCGTATCGTCAGGCCGTGGACGAGGCGTGGGCGGGCCTCCCGCTGAGCGTGACCGCGCAGCAGGAACAGGATCTGGCGCAGGTGTACTCGCGGGGGCTGGGGCCACACTTCATGGCGGGCACCAATCATCAGACGGTGGTGCGGGGGCGTGCGCCGCGTCACCGGGGGCTGCGGGTCGGCGCCGTGACCGAGGTGACGCGTGGCGGCGTGAAGATCGAGCTGGAAGGCGTGGCGCTGCGGCCCGGCGACGGACTGGTCTTCGATGCCGCCGAGCGCCAGGGGCCGTTCGAGAAGGAAGAGGGCGGCTTCGTCTACGAGCTGTTTACCCGCAGTGGGCGCGTGGAAGAGGCGGCGCGGGGAGCGGTGGAGGTGCGCTTCGGGCAGAACGCGGTGAACGGGCGACGGATTCAGGCGGGCGACTGGGTGTGGCGTACCCACGACGCCACGCTGTCCGGACGCGTCAGGCCACTGCTGGGCGGCGAAGATCCGCGTTTTACCCGCCCGGTCTGGGCCGAATTCCGGGGCGTGCTGGGCGAGCTGCCTGCTCTGACCCTGCGCGACGAGCAGGGGCGCAGCGCTGTGGTGCTGGGCGACACGCCGCTGAGCGCTGCCCGCAACCGGGCGCTCGATGAAGCTCAGCTGCGCGAACAACTCGGCAAGCTGGGCGGCACGCCGTACCACCTTGAAGGCCTGAGCAGCGTGCTGGAAGGCGCGACCTTCATGCCGGTCAGCGCTCTGAATGCCCTGCGCCGCGCCGCTGCCGACGCCCTGAGCACCGAGCGTGGGCAGGCTCCCGAGCGGCAGATTCGCCCGGTTCTCGCGGACGTTTTGAGAGAAGAGGCGCGGCAGGCAGGCAGCGTGAACGAAGACGGCACGCCGCGCCTGCATCTGCTCGTTCGCACTCCCGAGCAGCTCGACGCTGCCATCGACCTGCGCCCGGACAGCATCACGCTCGATTATCTGGAACTGTACGGCCTGAAGCCCAGCGTGGAGCGCGTGCAGGAGGCCGGAATCGCCGTGCGAGTGGCCAGCCCGCGCATTCTCAAGCCCACCGAACAGAACATCCAGAAATTTCTGCTGGGGCTGGGGGCGAGCCTGCTGGTTCGCAGTGGTGGTCTGCTGGAAGGGCTTCAGGGCGCGGCAGACCGTCCGGAGCTGCACGGCGACTTTTCGCTGAACGCCGCCAACGTGGTCAGCGCCCGCGCTCTGCTGGGCCTCAACCTCACGCGCCTGAATCCTGGCCTCGACCTGAATGCCCGGCAGGTCGTGGAACTGGCGGAACTGGTCGGTCCGGAACGGCTGGAAGCCACCATCTACGGCCACCTGCCGGTGTTTCATACCGAGCACTGCGTGTTCTGCCGCTTCCTGAGCAGCGGCACCGATTACACCAACTGCGGGCATCCCTGCGAGTCTCACCGCCTGCAACTGCGCGACCACAAGGGCCAGACGCATCCGGTCATGGCCGACGTGGGCTGCCGCAATACCGTCTTCGAGGGCCGTGCCCAGACTGCGGCGCGGCACCTGCAGGACTGGCTGGCGGCGGGGCTGCACGACTTCCGCATCGAGTTCGTGCACGAAGATGCCGCCGGAGTGCGCGAGGTGGTCCAGACCTTCCGTGAGGCTCTTCTGGGCAGGCTGCCGGTTTCGGCACTGGAAGACCGGCTGGCACGGGTGAGCAATCAGGGTGTGACCGAGGGCAGTCTGTTCGTGCCCGACAGCTTCGCGGCCCTGCCGCAGCTCGAATTGATTTCTCGCTGA
- a CDS encoding AAA family ATPase: MEYFRLSDFGNELTETYSHGMRQKLTIITALLPRPPVLIVDEPMVGLDPHAARQVRELFRAHADAGNTVLLTTHSLPLAEAVCDRLVVLDRGRVLGAGSMDDLRSQTGTVKGGVSGDSLERVFFRLLDEERARAEQEPGATPRPRVNGSLLRLKLTGLRNALWRGPKLGFLGLALLGLLLVWAEVWGTTRALHFLGSFGFIGLGVFRRVLETGLLVLSAGVTFSAITTAISTLYLSDDLNFLLAQPIPARQVFGLKVAETFLAAALVPTVLTLPILYALSVYFAAPWWCYPIITLTAVLLYALPVGLGALLAVLLMRVSPVSRVREVATGLGVVISAGLVYGVRALHPEALVARAADPLQLNALLRQLSGEGSLVWPHGWAAAVIWDAAHGHLHWALLPLLALSVVLAVCATLLASYAYQAGWARNLDSSRLRLDPAPRRPGKLEQRLRRFGPGGLLASKDLTVTLRDPTQWSQLLVLAALAAVYLVSIRSLPLPPIPGFRGVLGYFQLAFQGFVLAGVGVRMAFPALSTEGRGYWLLRTAPHRRPDRAGQVSGPASADAAPQPHAGPEQRGAAESGRRDRDRLGAGGPEQRPGSDGAGRGPGRGASRFTADNPAEIGFSPGGLLYIGAGLLCSLVLVGLLARPVLLSITLGFAYPGLSAYGTAWGLGGLAGLLIFTVLGTWGPLAWGAARLDRLE; the protein is encoded by the coding sequence CTGGAGTATTTTCGTCTGTCCGATTTCGGCAACGAACTGACGGAAACGTATTCGCACGGGATGCGGCAGAAGCTGACGATCATCACGGCGCTGCTGCCCCGGCCCCCGGTGCTGATCGTGGACGAGCCGATGGTGGGCCTGGACCCGCACGCGGCGCGGCAGGTGCGCGAGCTGTTCCGTGCCCATGCCGACGCCGGAAACACCGTGCTGCTCACCACCCACAGCCTGCCGCTGGCAGAAGCGGTCTGCGACCGTCTGGTGGTGCTCGACCGGGGCCGGGTGCTGGGTGCTGGCAGCATGGACGATCTGCGGAGTCAGACCGGAACGGTCAAGGGCGGCGTGTCGGGCGACAGTCTGGAGCGGGTCTTTTTCCGCCTGCTGGATGAAGAACGGGCGCGAGCGGAGCAGGAGCCGGGAGCGACCCCGCGCCCCCGCGTGAACGGCTCGCTGCTGCGGCTCAAGCTCACCGGCCTGCGAAATGCGCTGTGGCGCGGCCCGAAGCTCGGATTCCTGGGGCTGGCGCTGCTGGGCCTGCTGCTCGTCTGGGCCGAGGTCTGGGGCACCACGCGGGCGCTGCATTTCCTGGGGTCGTTCGGCTTTATCGGGCTGGGCGTCTTCCGGCGGGTGCTGGAAACCGGACTGCTGGTGCTGTCAGCAGGGGTCACCTTCAGCGCCATCACCACGGCCATCAGCACGCTTTACCTCTCAGACGACCTGAATTTTCTGCTGGCCCAGCCGATCCCGGCGCGGCAGGTCTTCGGCCTGAAGGTGGCGGAAACGTTTCTGGCGGCGGCGCTCGTTCCCACCGTGCTGACGCTGCCGATTCTGTACGCTCTGAGCGTCTATTTTGCTGCTCCTTGGTGGTGTTACCCCATCATTACCCTGACGGCGGTGCTGCTGTACGCCCTTCCGGTGGGGCTGGGCGCTCTGCTGGCTGTCCTGCTGATGCGTGTTTCTCCGGTCAGCCGTGTGCGCGAGGTCGCCACTGGGCTGGGCGTGGTCATCAGCGCCGGTCTGGTCTACGGCGTGCGGGCGCTGCATCCTGAAGCGCTGGTGGCGCGTGCCGCCGATCCGCTGCAACTGAACGCCCTGCTGCGGCAGCTGTCGGGCGAGGGGTCGCTGGTCTGGCCGCATGGCTGGGCCGCCGCCGTCATCTGGGACGCTGCTCACGGGCACCTGCACTGGGCGCTGCTGCCGCTGCTGGCCCTGTCTGTCGTGCTGGCGGTGTGTGCCACGCTGCTGGCGAGCTACGCCTATCAGGCCGGGTGGGCACGCAACCTCGACAGTTCGCGGCTGCGGCTCGATCCTGCGCCGCGCCGTCCGGGTAAGCTGGAACAGCGTCTGCGCCGCTTTGGGCCGGGTGGTCTGCTGGCGTCCAAAGACCTGACCGTCACGCTGCGCGACCCGACTCAGTGGAGTCAGTTGCTGGTGCTGGCGGCACTGGCGGCGGTGTATCTGGTCAGTATCCGCAGCCTGCCGCTGCCGCCGATTCCGGGGTTCCGGGGCGTGTTGGGCTATTTCCAGCTGGCGTTTCAGGGCTTCGTGCTGGCGGGCGTGGGCGTTCGGATGGCGTTTCCAGCCCTGAGCACCGAGGGGCGCGGCTACTGGCTGCTGAGAACTGCCCCTCACCGCCGCCCAGATCGTGCGGGCCAAGTTTCTGGGCCTGCTTCCGCTGATGCTGCTCCTCAGCCTCACGCTGGCCCTGAGCAGCGCGGTGCTGCTGAATCTGGGCGTCGTGACCGTGATCGCCTCGGTGCTGGTGGGCCTGAGCAGCGCCCTGGTTCTGACGGCGCTGGGCGTGGGCCTGGGCGCGGCGCTTCCCGCTTTACCGCCGACAACCCCGCCGAAATCGGCTTCTCGCCGGGCGGTCTGCTGTACATCGGTGCAGGCCTGCTGTGCAGTCTGGTGCTGGTGGGGTTGCTGGCGCGGCCTGTGCTGCTCAGCATCACGCTCGGGTTCGCTTACCCCGGCCTGAGCGCTTACGGCACTGCCTGGGGCCTCGGCGGACTGGCGGGCCTGCTGATCTTCACGGTGCTGGGTACCTGGGGGCCGCTGGCCTGGGGCGCGGCGCGGCTCGACAGACTGGAATAG
- a CDS encoding VC0807 family protein, translating into MTEQTAPVTRKERSVAWPRLLHLAMDVLFTFLLPYALLNPRPFHLPDVSAHLGSYGTYVAAGVLPTVYIVWNTFRHKVLNPFALFLLGGALSGAVVSFFKLDGVAFALKDALHSALLVLICLGSLAVRRPLFEFLFFGVVAPETPERSRLLSAALQQPGVKNALAAATWMVALKALLLGLGSYLVAIRIVTLPFGTPEFNAQVATAHAITFPLAIVLDAVFYLGAAWMTLQATRRLTGGRAWPWQRGFWDELQVFSGTEE; encoded by the coding sequence GTGACCGAGCAGACCGCCCCCGTGACCCGGAAAGAGCGCAGCGTGGCGTGGCCCAGGCTGCTGCATCTGGCGATGGACGTGCTGTTTACCTTCCTGCTGCCCTACGCGCTGCTCAATCCGCGTCCGTTTCATCTGCCCGACGTGTCGGCGCACCTGGGATCCTACGGAACGTATGTGGCGGCGGGCGTGCTTCCCACCGTGTATATCGTCTGGAACACCTTTCGCCACAAGGTGCTCAATCCATTCGCGCTGTTTCTGCTGGGCGGAGCACTCAGCGGCGCGGTGGTCAGCTTCTTCAAACTGGACGGCGTGGCCTTCGCTCTCAAAGACGCGCTGCATTCCGCCCTGCTGGTGCTGATCTGTCTGGGTTCGCTGGCGGTTCGCCGCCCGCTGTTCGAATTCCTGTTCTTCGGCGTGGTGGCTCCAGAAACGCCGGAGCGTTCGCGGCTGCTGAGTGCGGCCCTTCAACAGCCGGGCGTCAAAAACGCGCTGGCCGCCGCGACCTGGATGGTAGCCCTGAAAGCCCTGCTGCTGGGGCTGGGCAGCTACCTCGTCGCCATTCGCATCGTGACGCTGCCGTTCGGTACGCCCGAATTCAATGCCCAGGTCGCCACCGCCCACGCCATCACCTTTCCGCTGGCCATCGTGCTCGACGCGGTGTTTTATCTGGGAGCCGCCTGGATGACGCTTCAGGCCACCAGACGGCTGACGGGAGGCCGGGCATGGCCGTGGCAGCGCGGCTTCTGGGATGAGTTGCAGGTGTTTTCGGGAACCGAAGAGTAG
- a CDS encoding helix-turn-helix domain-containing protein: protein MLLSNNSKTATQTTSRTAPSKLDRSSFVDTVSHRPGSVILYPGKSDMLYRVSSGLVRIHTMDDDGNGLTLRYVKPGDYFGEEALAGLDRQYFAEAVTDSSVDVMNPALMTAEDNLIVTTHLVRTLERAYESIYRLVGKRLRARIAGELLELKDTALASVQPGGETMIYATHDELAAAVGSVRETVTKVVGELSREGVISAGYGKITLNNEAALARIAAE from the coding sequence ATGCTCCTCTCAAACAACAGCAAGACCGCGACTCAGACCACCTCGCGCACTGCCCCCAGCAAGCTTGACCGCAGCTCGTTCGTCGATACCGTCAGCCATCGTCCCGGCAGCGTCATCCTGTACCCCGGCAAGAGCGACATGCTCTACCGCGTGTCGAGCGGCCTGGTCCGGATTCACACCATGGACGACGACGGCAACGGTCTGACGCTGCGGTACGTCAAGCCCGGCGATTACTTCGGTGAGGAAGCGCTGGCAGGGCTGGATCGTCAGTACTTCGCCGAGGCCGTGACCGACAGCAGCGTGGACGTGATGAACCCCGCCCTGATGACTGCCGAAGACAACCTGATCGTGACCACGCACCTCGTCCGCACGCTGGAGCGGGCCTACGAGAGCATCTACCGTCTGGTCGGCAAGCGTCTGCGTGCCCGCATCGCCGGAGAGCTGCTGGAGCTGAAGGATACGGCGCTGGCAAGTGTGCAGCCCGGCGGCGAGACCATGATCTACGCCACGCACGACGAACTGGCCGCAGCGGTGGGCAGTGTGCGCGAGACCGTCACCAAGGTGGTCGGCGAACTCAGCCGCGAGGGCGTCATCAGCGCCGGATACGGCAAGATCACGCTGAACAACGAAGCAGCGCTGGCCCGCATCGCCGCCGAATAA
- a CDS encoding DUF1905 domain-containing protein gives MTFEFSGELWYWKGPAPHYFLTVPPKHSLDIKAASRLVTYGWGMIPVRVQIGETTWKTSLFAKDGLYALPVRASVRKAEGLEEGDEVAVKFELQ, from the coding sequence ATGACCTTCGAGTTCAGCGGCGAACTCTGGTACTGGAAAGGCCCAGCACCACACTATTTCCTGACCGTACCACCAAAGCACTCGCTCGATATCAAAGCGGCCTCCAGACTGGTGACCTACGGCTGGGGCATGATCCCGGTCAGGGTTCAGATCGGGGAAACGACGTGGAAAACATCGCTGTTCGCCAAAGACGGGCTGTATGCCCTGCCGGTCAGAGCGAGCGTCCGAAAGGCGGAAGGGCTTGAGGAAGGCGACGAGGTTGCGGTGAAATTCGAACTTCAGTAG
- a CDS encoding type IV pilus twitching motility protein PilT, whose translation MSVFESLLTVIVKDHASDIHLRAGGVPMGRIDGDIRRYGETALSPAHMEAFAKEAMRRPGQWESFVEKREADFAYWVQDVARFRVNAYWQRGSIGMIMRVIEERPIPTFEQLGLPQETFKELLENERGLILVTGPTGSGKTTTLASMIDHINAQHPVNIVTLEDPIEILHRDKQATISQRELGTDTLSFTAGLRASMRQDPDVILIGEMRDKETVEAALSAAQTGHLVFSTLHTMDAVRTVSRVLDFFAPHERGQIRLGLSESLVGVVSQRLLPRKEGGRVLGLEVLLGTPTVRDCIKDENRLEEIKQALEEGSLRGMHTFDQHLVQLVKRGLLTEQVAMQSATSAHEVKMKLMTASYV comes from the coding sequence GTGAGTGTTTTCGAGAGTCTGCTGACGGTCATCGTGAAGGACCACGCCAGTGATATTCATCTTCGGGCGGGCGGCGTACCGATGGGCCGCATCGACGGTGATATCCGTCGCTACGGCGAGACGGCGCTGTCGCCCGCTCATATGGAGGCGTTTGCCAAGGAGGCGATGCGCCGCCCCGGACAGTGGGAAAGCTTTGTAGAAAAGCGGGAGGCCGATTTCGCGTACTGGGTTCAGGATGTGGCCCGCTTCCGTGTCAATGCCTACTGGCAGCGCGGCTCTATCGGCATGATCATGCGCGTGATCGAGGAACGTCCGATTCCGACCTTCGAGCAACTGGGACTGCCGCAGGAGACCTTCAAGGAACTGCTGGAGAACGAACGCGGCCTGATTCTGGTGACGGGGCCGACCGGCAGCGGCAAGACGACCACGTTGGCCTCGATGATCGACCATATCAACGCCCAACACCCGGTCAATATCGTCACGCTCGAAGATCCTATCGAGATTCTGCACCGCGACAAGCAGGCCACCATTTCGCAGCGCGAACTCGGCACCGATACCCTGTCGTTTACCGCCGGGCTGCGGGCCTCGATGCGCCAGGACCCCGACGTGATCCTGATCGGAGAGATGCGCGACAAGGAGACGGTGGAAGCGGCGCTGTCGGCGGCCCAGACCGGGCACCTCGTCTTCAGCACGCTGCACACCATGGACGCCGTGCGGACTGTCAGTCGCGTGCTCGACTTCTTTGCGCCGCACGAGCGCGGTCAGATTCGCCTGGGCCTGTCGGAAAGTCTGGTCGGGGTGGTCAGTCAGCGGCTGCTGCCGCGCAAGGAGGGCGGGCGGGTGCTGGGGCTGGAAGTGCTGCTGGGCACCCCGACGGTGCGCGACTGTATCAAGGACGAGAACCGGCTGGAAGAGATCAAACAGGCGCTGGAGGAGGGCAGTCTGCGCGGCATGCACACCTTCGACCAGCATCTGGTGCAGCTCGTGAAACGCGGCCTGCTGACCGAACAGGTCGCCATGCAGTCGGCCACCAGCGCCCACGAAGTCAAGATGAAACTGATGACCGCCAGCTACGTCTGA